From the Edaphobacter bradus genome, the window CGCCATCGCCGGCATCAAAATGCGCCGCATGATGGGCTTCACGGTCGCCACCTTTTTCATCTCGCTCATCGTCTTCGGCGCTTCTCTTCTTCTGCTCTGCCCAGACCGTAAGCTCTGAACATTCACAGAACCATCACCCACCAATCAACGCTTCGAAGAGGATGTGGCGTGTTCCATCTCTTTACCTTGAGTCAGAGCGCCGCCCTGCTTCAGGTGGTAGAAACAATCCCCCGCGACATTCTCAAATTCCTGCGTCTTTCCATTCGGCCAGAAGACCTCGACCTTATCGATCCGTGACACGTCCCCCAATCCAAAGTGCAAGCGCAGATCGTTCTGTGAGAGATAACTGCCTCCGCTTCTCACCTCGCCCGTCTGTTGCAGCTTTCCGGTCGTGATGCGAATGCGGGCGTTGAGAGCCAGCCGGTTCGCGGGACTTCCCTCCAGATCAAAGCTGACCCAATGATGCGCGGGGTTGCTCTTCGTCTCGAGGATCATCGGCTCGCCTTCGATGTTTTCGACCACAACGTCCAGACTGCCTCGGTTAAACAGGTCCCCGACGGCCAGCCCGCGACTTACCTGAGGCACGCCCATCGCCGGCCCCACCTGTGCGCTTATATCCTTGAACGTCCCGTCCCGCTGGTTCTGAAAGACCAGCTTAGGCTCTCGATACGACGTGCCGATCTTCGCATCGTCCACCTGCGGGTAGACGTGGCCATTTACAAGGATCAGGTCTTGCCAACCCGAGTTGTCCAGGTCGACGAAGGCGTCTCCCCAACCCACAAACGGTACGGTTGGCCGCGCAGCGCCGGCCGCGTGCGAGACATCTGTGAAGCTCAGCCCACCGTCATTGCGATAGAGTGTCGCATACTCCTCACTGAAGTGAGAGACGAAGATACTCATTCGTCCATTATTCAAATAGTCGCCCACTGCGACTCCCATGTTCGCCTGCTCCTGGCCATCCTCGCTGACCGCGGCGCCTGAGTCGAAGGCAATCTCCTTAAAATGCCCGTTGCCCTCGTTGTGGTAGAGATAGTTTGGCCCGCCGTCGTTCGCGACAAAGAGATCGAGCTTGCCATCATTGTCGAAATCGGACCAGACAGCCGCTAGACCAAAGAACTTGTTCGCATCATTCACGCCAGCCTGCTCTGCGACTTCTGTGAAGGTGCCATCGCCATTGTTGTGATAAAGCGCATCGGGCGAGCCCTTCAATCCTCGCGGCCCACACTGTACAGCAATCTCGTGATACTGGCAGGTCTTCCGCGCCCCAAACTCAGGAAGATTGTGGAGATCGAGATCGACATAGTGCGCCACAAACAGATCCTGGTTGCCGTCACCGTCGTAGTCTCCGAAGGCCACACCGGTCGCCCAGCCGCTGTCCTTGTCGAGCCCCGCGGCCTTCGTGACATTGGTAAATGTTCCATCCCCATTGTTTCGATACAGCACGACGCCGCCGAAGCAGCTCACAACGAGATCCGGCCGCCCGTCGTTGTTGAAGTCACCGACTGCGACACCCATCGCCCAGCAGGGATACCCGACACCGGCCTTCTCGGTTACGTCTGTGAATGTTCCGTCGTGATTGTTGTGGAAGAGCGCGCTTCTCGCCTTCTTCCCATCAAGCGCCATCGCCACACTGGGCGCGTTCGTGAAGTAGAGATCGGGCCATCCGTCGCCGTCGTAGTCAATGATGGCAACGCCGCCGCTCATCGACTCGACGATGTACCTCTGCGCAGGGCTGGACAGATGATTGAAATGAATTCCCGTAGACGCCGTGATATCGACCAGTTGAGGAAACCTGGCCGTTGAGCCGGATTGCGTCTGCGCCCCCAGCCGCGCCTGGAGAACGAGGGAGAGCAGCAGGATAGCAGCGGCGATCAGCCGGCTATTTCGACATCCCAGCATCTTCATCCGCCTTCTCATCCAGATTGACCCGCATATCGTGAAAGACCGTCCGCAGCTTCTCTTTCATGTCCTTGTACTTCTGATACTCCGCCAGCTCCTTCTTCGCTTCCTCGGGCCTTCCCTGCTGACGGTACAGCGTGCTTAGCCGATAGTGCGCGACGTAGTTCGTGGGATCAACCTCCACCGCGTGCTCAAGCATCTGCTGCGCCCTCCCGCGCTCCTTCATCGAGAGGAGCACCTTGGCAAACTCCGTACAGGCGTCTCCATCATTGGGCTGCAATTCCAGCGCATGGGAGTCATTGTCGTACGCCGTCTTCATATCTCCACGCGCGGCTGCGATCTTTCCCAACATGAGCTGCGCTTTTTCATCGTTGGGATTGGCCGCCACCGCAGCACGAAACTCTCCCTCCGCCTCGGCCTTCAGCTTCTCATCGCTCGAGCTGTAGAGAATATCTCCTAGCTCAAAATAAAGTCCCGTAACCTTCGGATCGATCCTGATCGCCTCGCGATAGTTCTTGATCGCGCCGGCATCGTCTCCTTGCCGGGCCAGCTCGCGAGCCATCACCTGATGCAGCTGCGCGCTGTTGGGATCGGTCAGAGCAAGCGTCAGCATTGTCCTGCCTGCCAGGTCCGAATAAAGCCGATAGGACATCGCGAGCAGCTTCACATCGGTAGGCTGCGACTCAAGAAGTGTTGCAACCGTGCCTGCTGCCTTTTCCAACTCACCGTTCGCCGTATAGCTGTCGATCAGCGCGCTACCCACCTCTGCCTGAACCTTTTCTCCTTTCAGATGTGGGAAGGCCGCCTCCAGGTCGGCGCGGCTGCCGGCATCGCTCTGCCGGGCCTCCGCCAATCCCAACAGGGCCTGAAGCTTCCATAGCTCCGGATTGGAGTTGACTGCGGCGCGCAGATGCGGAACAGCTCCCGCAGAGTCGCCGCGGAAAAAGAGCAGAACACCAAGATTTCCCTGCGCGTCGGTATTCGCGGGATCCAGCGCGAGAATAGCGTTGAACTCCGGGATCGCCAGATCGGGCCGCTGCTGCCTTAGATATTGCTGAGCTTTGCTCTCGTGAAGATGAATCTGGCCACTCTTACTCTGCGTCGACTGGCAAACGCAAGACACCGGGAGAACAAACAGGAGGCCCGTGAAGAAAACGGATTTTACAGACATAGCAATCGGATCATACCGTAGCGGCCTAGCGCTGCGAAAATGCGAAAAGGACGACGGCAAACCGTCGTCCTTTTCGGTTGGGGCCTCTATTCGTAAGTTAGAACGAGACGCGTGCGAAGAGCTGGATGTGACGGCTGCCGGTAGTTGTGCCGTTGATCGTGCCCGCGCCCCCATTCCCGATCGTTGCATTGGGATTGCCGAGACTTGCATGGTTCAGGAAGTTTTGCGCGTCTGCCCGAATCTGGAGCTTCGCCTTCTCTGAGATAGAGAAGGATTTCTCCAGGGAGAGGTTCATGATGGAGTACCCAGGCCCCCGCAGGGAATTGCGGCGGATATTGCCGAACGTTCCGTTTGCTGGTTGTGCAAAGGCACTTACGTTGAACCAC encodes:
- a CDS encoding CRTAC1 family protein, translated to MKMLGCRNSRLIAAAILLLSLVLQARLGAQTQSGSTARFPQLVDITASTGIHFNHLSSPAQRYIVESMSGGVAIIDYDGDGWPDLYFTNAPSVAMALDGKKARSALFHNNHDGTFTDVTEKAGVGYPCWAMGVAVGDFNNDGRPDLVVSCFGGVVLYRNNGDGTFTNVTKAAGLDKDSGWATGVAFGDYDGDGNQDLFVAHYVDLDLHNLPEFGARKTCQYHEIAVQCGPRGLKGSPDALYHNNGDGTFTEVAEQAGVNDANKFFGLAAVWSDFDNDGKLDLFVANDGGPNYLYHNEGNGHFKEIAFDSGAAVSEDGQEQANMGVAVGDYLNNGRMSIFVSHFSEEYATLYRNDGGLSFTDVSHAAGAARPTVPFVGWGDAFVDLDNSGWQDLILVNGHVYPQVDDAKIGTSYREPKLVFQNQRDGTFKDISAQVGPAMGVPQVSRGLAVGDLFNRGSLDVVVENIEGEPMILETKSNPAHHWVSFDLEGSPANRLALNARIRITTGKLQQTGEVRSGGSYLSQNDLRLHFGLGDVSRIDKVEVFWPNGKTQEFENVAGDCFYHLKQGGALTQGKEMEHATSSSKR
- a CDS encoding tetratricopeptide repeat protein; the protein is MSVKSVFFTGLLFVLPVSCVCQSTQSKSGQIHLHESKAQQYLRQQRPDLAIPEFNAILALDPANTDAQGNLGVLLFFRGDSAGAVPHLRAAVNSNPELWKLQALLGLAEARQSDAGSRADLEAAFPHLKGEKVQAEVGSALIDSYTANGELEKAAGTVATLLESQPTDVKLLAMSYRLYSDLAGRTMLTLALTDPNSAQLHQVMARELARQGDDAGAIKNYREAIRIDPKVTGLYFELGDILYSSSDEKLKAEAEGEFRAAVAANPNDEKAQLMLGKIAAARGDMKTAYDNDSHALELQPNDGDACTEFAKVLLSMKERGRAQQMLEHAVEVDPTNYVAHYRLSTLYRQQGRPEEAKKELAEYQKYKDMKEKLRTVFHDMRVNLDEKADEDAGMSK